A window from Lates calcarifer isolate ASB-BC8 linkage group LG7_2, TLL_Latcal_v3, whole genome shotgun sequence encodes these proteins:
- the LOC108873135 gene encoding tubulin alpha chain, translating to MRECISMHVGQAGTQMGNACWELYCLEHGIQPDGQMPSDKTIGGGDDSFNTFFSETGAGKHVPRAVFVDLEPTVIDEVRTGTYRQLFHPEQLITGKEDAANNYARGHYTVGKEIIDLVLDRTRKLADQCTGLQGFLIFHSFGGGTGSGFTSLLMERLSVDYGKKSKLEFAVYPAPQVSTAVVEPYNSILTTHTTLEHSDCAFMVDNEAIYDICRRNLDIERPTYTNLNRLIGQIVSSITASLRFDGALNVDLTEFQTNLVPYPRIHFPLATYAPVISAEKAYHEQLSVADITNACFEPANQMVKCDPRHGKYMACCLLYRGDVVPKDVNSAIATIKTKRSIQFVDWCPTGFKVGINYQPPTVVPGGDLAKVQRAVCMLSNTTAIAEAWARLDHKFDLMYAKRAFVHWYVGEGMEEGEFSEAREDMAALEKDYEEVGTDSVGEEDEGEEY from the exons ATG CGTGAGTGTATTTCTATGCACGTCGGCCAGGCCGGCACCCAGATGggcaatgcatgctgggagctGTATTGCCTGGAGCACGGCATCCAGCCGGACGGTCAGATGCCCAGCGACAAGACGATCGGAGGAGGAGACGACTCCTTCAACACCTTCTTCAGTGAGACTGGAGCTGGAAAACATGTTCccagagctgtgtttgtggaCCTGGAGCCGACAGTCATCG ATGAAGTTCGAACTGGAACCTACCGACAGCTCTTCCACCCTGAGCAGCTGATCACCGGGAAGGAAGACGCCGCCAACAACTACGCTCGTGGTCACTACACGGTCGGAAAGGAGATCATCGACCTGGTTCTGGACAGGACTCGTAAGCTG GCCGACCAGTGCACAGGGCTCCAAGGTTTCCTCATCTTCCACTCCTTTGGAGGAGGAACCGGCTCTGGCTTCACCTCTCTGCTGATGGAGCGTCTCTCCGTCGACTACGGCAAAAAGTCCAAGCTGGAGTTTGCGGTTTACCCGGCTCCTCAGGTGTCCACGGCCGTGGTGGAGCCCTACAACTCCATCCTGACCACCCACACCACCCTGGAGCACTCGGACTGCGCCTTCATGGTGGACAACGAGGCCATCTACGACATCTGCCGCAGGAACCTGGACATCGAGCGTCCCACCTACACCAACCTCAACAGGCTGATTGGACAGATCGTCTCCTCCATCACCGCCTCCCTGCGCTTCGACGGCGCCCTGAACGTGGACCTGACGGAGTTCCAGACCAACCTGGTGCCCTACCCTCGCATCCACTTCCCTCTGGCCACCTACGCCCCTGTCATCTCTGCAGAGAAGGCCTATCACGAGCAGCTCTCTGTCGCTGACATCACCAACGCCTGCTTCGAGCCGGCCAATCAGATGGTGAAGTGCGACCCTCGTCACGGCAAGTACATGGCCTGCTGCCTCCTGTACCGCGGAGACGTGGTGCCCAAAGACGTCAACTCGGCCATCGCCACCATCAAGACGAAGCGCAGCATCCAGTTTGTGGACTGGTGTCCCACAGGCTTCAAGGTGGGCATCAACTACCAGCCTCCCACCGTGGTTCCTGGAGGAGACCTGGCCAAGGTGCAGAGGGCCGTGTGCATGCTGAGCAACACCACCGCCATTGCCGAGGCCTGGGCTCGACTGGACCACAAGTTCGACCTGATGTACGCCAAGAGGGCCTTCGTCCACTGGTACGTGGGagaggggatggaggagggagagttcTCGGAGGCCAGAGAGGACATGGCCGCCCTGGAGAAGGATTACGAAGAGGTGGGAACCGACAGCGTCGGGGAGGAGGACGAAGGAGAGGAGTACTAG
- the LOC108873165 gene encoding dynein light chain Tctex-type 1, whose product MTGMEEYHNGNEGSFNSEEADNIVKECIENVVGGDDYSQSQVNKWTASIVERCLTQLVKQGKPYKYIVTCAVMQKTGAGLHTANSCYWDTAMDGSCTVRWENRTMYCVVSVFAVAIA is encoded by the exons ATGACGGGGATGGAGGAATATCATAACGGAAACGAG GGCTCCTTCAACTCTGAAGAAGCTGACAACATTGTCAAAGAG tgCATCGAGAACGTCGTAGGTGGTGACGACTACAGCCAGAGTCAGGTGAACAAGTGGACCGCCAGCATCGTGGAGCGCTGCCTCACACAGCTAGTCAAACAGGGGAAACCCTACAAGTACATCG TGACGTGTGCTGTGATGCAGAAAACAGGAGCAGGACTCCACACAGCAAACTCCTGCTACTGGGACACTGCCATGGACG GAAGCTGCACTGTGAGATGGGAAAACCGCACCATGTACtgtgtggtcagtgtgtttgctgtggcTATCGCATAg
- the rpgrb gene encoding LOW QUALITY PROTEIN: retinitis pigmentosa GTPase regulator b (The sequence of the model RefSeq protein was modified relative to this genomic sequence to represent the inferred CDS: deleted 1 base in 1 codon) translates to MAGEAEDEIPESGAVFTFGKSKFAENVPSKFWLKNDVPLKIACGDEHTALITENGKLFMFGSNNWGQLGLGSKLTVKKPTCVKALKSEKVQLVACGRNHTLICTAQGKVYASGGNSEGQLGLGDCEERTAFQRVDFFDSHGPIKMLAAGSNTSAALTESGKLFMWGDNTEGQIGLGKESHASSPQEISVGQPISWVSCGYYHSALVTVDGALYTFGERDSGKLGLGTDQLPRHRVPQLVKSIKEPVTQVACGGGHTVALTEDDVYTFGLGQFGQLGHGTFIFESRLPRVVEHFKKGRVCQVACGENHTAVITDGGLLYTFGDGRHGKLGLGEENFTNQFKPTLCPRFLKYNVQAAVCGGCHMVVLARPRDQSCGDVTLEEDDVTEDYLEKPYVELLGDTGDSSTLQRSLSARVRRRERERSPDQFGAMFRTLPTMTPSYLHPPPPVSSQTIPPRLPPAELRHGKVPNGTHKHGSPGSKKKAQAGGETDSAAESLTDTDSVKGLGETTDFLNMTHVMKMDPGDKTLTLSPVQKRKGKHGKTVIGQKENQTKERKLSKESSFSSTSPSRKSETASARQALPTELLRSHSAHSLASRSPQRLKTTSQNKENLIMSMEELEKRPSKNKALSVGDIRKAASKQRPRPAQGKSQLIEVSRKQVQGSKQSPEIKRTASGGSSEPAGAKVKQVQAKPVRGKPTVVQSQRAAVSSPGKRSHRDSPGFHLSDEESTSSSRLVSEVKRHSKSKEEADLSKKSKNEKNKKEAQSKKESKVKEASGLGLLAGAASLAAGSVLAHEVASRGRVSSPSPSPSDSSRGVLRGRKSRSDESESYAADFSNKSAVSINIIPAPESPEVSTSQDEKGTSQDESEEQTDSAAAKQQEEEDEDEEGQRTSADVSEEEEEEEEEEEEEESVKKVTEEEDDSDTLQPEDKSETDADEEEEESAAEEEEEEEEEEEESRTAGSESETEEKESKGGDAEEEEEEEEGSSHDTESKGRETEDEEEEGEEEEGDLESEGEEEEGESESLKSSEEGESEGEEEEEEEEKESSAEEESSEEEESEEEEESEAQEEEGKEEEEESESEEEEEEEEEEEEEEEEGEEEEEEEEEEEEEEKEEEEEGEEEEEEEQKSEEEEEEEEEEEESRTAGSESETEEKESKGGDEEAEEEEDDDDEEEEEEEEEEEEEEEEVKKVKRQSTKSKQRSGVKGQAAGESEEFWGDVLPQYLNLK, encoded by the exons ATGGCAGGGGAGGCTGAGGACGAGATACCAG AATCAGGAGCAGTTTTCACTTTTGGAAAGAGTAAATTTGCTGAAAATGTCCCCAGTAAGTTCTGGCTTAAAAATGACGTCCCTCTCAAAATAGCTTGTGGGGACGAACATACCGCCTTAATAACAG AAAATGGGAAACTCTTCATGTTCGGCAGCAACAACTGGGGCCAGCTCGGTCTGGGGTCCAAACTGACTGTGAAAAAGCCAACATGTGTCAAAG CTCTGAAGTCTGAGAAAGTTCAGCTTGTGGCCTGTGGCAGAAACCACACCCTCATCTGCACCG CTCAGGGAAAAGTGTACGCCTCAGGTGGGAACAGTGAGGGTCAGCTGGGGCTCGGCGACTGCGAGGAGAGGACGGCGTTTCAGAGAGTCGATTTCTTTGATTCGCACGGGCCGATCAAAATGCTCGCTGCCGGCTCAAAcacctcagctgctctcacag AGAGCGGTAAGCTGTTCATGTGGGGTGACAACACGGAGGGTCAGATTGGTCTGGGGAAGGAGAGTCACGCCTCCTCGCCACAGGAAATCAGCGTGGGGCAGCCGATCAGCTGGGTGTCCTGTGGATACTACCACTCTGCCTTAGTGACAG tggaCGGAGCTCTGTACACGTTTGGCGAGCGCGACAGCGGCAAACTGGGTCTGGGCACCGACCAGCTGCCCCGACACCGAGTCCCTCAGCTGGTGAAGAGCATCAAGGAGCCGGTGACGCAGGTGGCCTGTGGGGGCGGACACACTGTGGCTCTTACAG AGGATGACGTGTACACGTTCGGCCTCGGTCAGTTCGGACAGCTCGGCCACGGGACGTTTATTTTCGAGTCTCGGCTGCCGCGTGTGGTCGAACACTTCAAGAAGGGTCGTGTCTGTCAGGTGGCCTGTGGAGAGAATCACACCGCTGTCATCACtg ACGGCGGTTTGCTGTACACGTTTGGAGACGGCAGACATGGCAAACTGGGCCTGGGAGAAGAAAACTTCACCAACCAGTTCAAACCAACTCTGTGTCCCCGCTTCCTCAAGTATAACGTTCAGGCA GCTGTGTGCGGCGGCTGTCACATGGTGGTGTTGGCTCGGCCGAGGGATCAGAGCTGCGGCGATGTGACGCTGGAGGAGGACGACGTGACGGAGGATTACCTGGAGAAGCCGTACGTGGAGCTGCTGGGGGACACGGGCGACTCCTCCACCCTGCAGAGGAGCCTCTCCGCCCGGGTTCgcaggagggagagg GAGCGATCTCCAGATCAGTTCGGCGCCATGTTCCGCACTCTGCCCACCATGACGCCCAGCTACCTCCACCCGCCGCCGCCCGTCTCCAGCCAGACCATCCCGCCCAGGCTGCCTCCGGCTGAGCTGAGGCACGGGAAGGTTCCCAACGGCACCCACAAACACGGGAGCCCGGGGTCAAAGAAAAAGG CGCAGGCAGGGGGCGAGACAGACAGCGCTGCTGAGAGCCTGACTGACACCGACAGCGTTAAAGGCCTGGGAGAAACCACTGACTTCCTCAACATG ACACATGTGATGAAGATGGATCCTGGTGATAAAACACTCACTCTGTCTCCAGTTCAGAAG AGGAAGGGTAAGCATGGTAAGACCGTTATAGGACAGAAAGAGAAccaaacaaaggagagaaagcTCTCGAAAGAGAGTAGTTTCTCCTCAACCTCCCCGTCTCGTAAGAGCGAGACCGCCTCTGCTCGCCAGGCGCTGCCCACCGAGCTCCTGAGGAGCCACAGCGCTCACTCTCTGGCCTCTCGCAGTCCACAGAGACTTAAGACAACAAGCCAGAACAAAGAGAATCTGATTATGTCcatggaggagctggagaagagaCCCAGTAAGAACAAAGCTCTGAGTGTAGGGGACATCAGGAAGGCAGCGTCTAAGCAGCGTCCCAGGCCAGCTCAGGGTAAAAGCCAGCTGATAGAGGTCAGCAGGAAGCAGGTGCAAGGCTCCAAACAAAGTCCTGAAATAAAAAGGACAGCTTCAGGTGGCAGCTCTGAACCTGCAGGGGCCAAAGTGAAGCAAGTGCAGGCTAAACCTGTGAGAGGCAAACCGACAGTCGTGCAAAGTCAACGTGCAGCAGTTAGCTCACCAGGTAAACGCAGTCACAGGGACTCACCTGGCTTTCACCTGAGTGACGAGGAAAGCACGAGTAGCTCCCGACTGGTTTCTGAGGTGAAAAGACACTCCAAATCTAAAGAGGAGGCAGATTTATCCAAAAAatcaaagaatgaaaaaaacaaaaaagaggctCAGTCAAAAAAAGAGTCCAAAGTTAAAGAGGCGTCAGGTCTCGGCCTGCTCGCTGGAGCTGCCTCACTCGCAGCCGGATCGGTGTTAGCGCACGAGGTGGCGTCCAGAGGCCGTGTTAGCTCACCATCACCATCCCCGTCTGACAGCAGCCGTGGCGTCCTGAGAGGCAGGAAATCAAGGAGCGACGAATCAGAATCCTACGCCGCAGATTTCAGCAACAAGTCGGCCGTCAGCATCAACATCATACCTGCACCTGAGAGTCCTGAGGTGAGCACGAGTCAGGACGAGAAGGGAACAAGTCAGGATGAAAGTGAGGAGCAGACAGACTCTGCAGCTgccaaacagcaggaggaggaggatgaagatgaggaggggCAGAGAACGAGTGCAGATGTGAgcgaggaggaagaagaagaggaggaggaggaggaggaggaagagagcgTTAAGAAagtcacagaggaagaagatgacAGCGACACTCTTCAGCCAGAGGATAAGTCAGAAACTGAtgcagatgaggaggaagaggagagcgctgctgaggaagaggaggaggaggaggaagaggaggaagaaagcagaacagcaggaagtgaaagtgagactgaagagaaagagagcaaaggaggagacgcagaggaggaggaggaggaggaggaagggtcAAGTCATGACACAGAAAGCAAGGGAAGAGAGActgaagacgaggaggaggaaggtgaggaagaagagggagattTGGAGAGTGAGggcgaggaagaggagggtgaaaGTGAGTCTTTAAAGTCTTCAGAGGAGggtgagagtgagggagaagaggaggaggaagaggaggaaaaggagagtagtgctgaggaggagagtagtgaggaagaagagagtgaagaggaggaggaaagtgaagcgcaggaagaggaaggaaaagaggaagaggaggagagtgagagtgaggaggaggaagaagaggaagaggaggaggaagaagaggaggaggagggg gaagaagaagaagaagaggaggaggaggaggaggaagaagaaaaagaagaggaggaggagggggaagaagaagaagaagaggaacaaaaaagcgaggaagaggaggaggaggaggaagaggaggaagaaagcagaacagcaggaagtgaaagtgagactgaagagaaagagagcaaaggaggagacgaagaggctgaggaggaagaggatgatgatgatgaggaggaggaagaagaagaagaggaggaggaggaggaggaggaagaggtcaAGAAAGTCAAAAGACAAAGTACTAAATCTAaacagaggtcaggggtcaaaggtcaggcgGCGGGGGAGTCAGAGGAGTTCTGGGGTGATGTTTTACCTCAGTACCTCAACCTGAAATAA